The nucleotide sequence AAAAACGAACGTGTTGAAAATGAGAGGATTAAATTTTTTGCGTGAGGCATGCGGAGGGTGGGCGTTAGCCCAGTGCGGAGCGCAGCGAAGCACCGAAGCGTGAGCGTAGCCCGTAGCACGCCGACCTTGCCCACACAAGCGTAAGCGAAGTGTGGGCAAGGGCACGCCCAAAAAAATAAAACTATTTTCTAATACCTTTGAGAAACCTACCCTACTACTTGCCTGTTTCAAAAATTGCGCACACTATTCTACCATGCCCAGCCACTTTTCAAAGCTACTATCATTGTACGAAGGTATCTTCACTACTTGCACTACGGGATTAAAATAAGTGTTCGGAATAGCATGTAACTGTATATTCAGAATTTTACTTTCGCGGGCTACTATCAAGTTCAAATGCTTAGTATGATTTCGGATTAAGTTATTCAACTTGCCCCCAATTTTAATGTTATTTACCGCCAAAATTTCATCTCCTATATCCAAGCCTGAAATTTCCGCAGGAGAGTTAGGTAAAATTGTTTTGACCACTAAACGACCAGACTTTTCACTACCTGTGGCTACAAAACCGTAGTAATATTCAGAAAGCTCTAAACCTGGCAATTCTACTAACTTACACCCTACAAAATTGAGCAATTCATTTAGTCTATCATAAATTGGTGTTACTCCTTCTATGTAATCGGCAAAAAATTGTGTAAAGTCTAATCCTGAAACTTCTTCTAAGAGGTTCTTGTAGTCCTGCTGTGTATATCCTTTTTGTGTTTTGCCAAAACGCTCATACATCAGCCGCATGACAGTATCCAAACTCTTTTCATGGTTAGTGGCTTTTCTAATCTCTAAGTCTGTCATCAAAGCGACTAAACAGCCTTTGGTATAGAAAGAAACTTTTTTATGCGGTATAGTATCGCTATATGCCTCAATCCAACTATCAAAGCTGGCTAAAGTAAGAGGCGTGATAAACCTACCATAGTTAGTAAAATGTTTATGGCATTTTTGTGAGAGTTCCATTAAGTATCTTTCGGGTGTCCAAACGCCACTTTTAACTAACATTAAATCGCCGTAATAAGTGGTTACGCCTTCGGTAATATAGTGCGATTCACAGTAAGCTTCTTTGCTATAATCGTATGGCATCATTTCAATCGGGCGAATAGTTTTTACATTCCAAGCATGGAACAGCTCATGAGAAGCTAAGCCCATAAATTCATCATATTGGTCATCCATCAGGTCTGCCCCAGGACCTATCATAAGGACCGTAGAGTTGAGGTGCTCTACTCCATGATAAGCTTTATTGGGCATAATTTGACACAAAAAATGATACTCCTTAAAAGGAGCATCGCCAAATAAACGAATCTGTGCCTCTGTGAATTTTGCCATATCACTGATAAGTTTATTCCACTCTACTTCACAAGGACCTTGCATCCAAATATTAAACTTGATACCTTGACAAGTATATGTTCTATGCTTCAAAGTCTCACTAGCAATAAGAGGACTATCTGCTAACTCATGATAATCTTCGGCATAAAAAGCTTGATTGTTAATTCTTTTCATTCCCGTGGCAACGTCATATTCACTACCTAAATTAAGTACCAGCTCATGAGGTTGGTATAATCGTGGTAAATTGTACATTAGACAGTTGGCGGGATTGATATATACTTGTTCAAAGCCGCAGAAAGTAGAACCTGCGTCTATTGTAGCCCCATAGTATTCGTAATACAAGTGCACTTTTTTTAGTCCTTTACAAAACACTCTCCAAGTATTCTTATCAACTTTTTTGTGAGGTATTTTTTGCCCCTCTGCGTTTTTGGCAATAAATATTTTTAAGTTTTTGGCAAAGTTTTGCAGCTCGTACCGACCTGGCCTAAAAGCAGGTAAGGAAACATCTATGTACTCCTCATTTGGCTGTATGTCCT is from Bacteroidia bacterium and encodes:
- a CDS encoding PDZ domain-containing protein, which codes for MKYIVSFEVPNRHLLQIEQIIEDIQPNEEYIDVSLPAFRPGRYELQNFAKNLKIFIAKNAEGQKIPHKKVDKNTWRVFCKGLKKVHLYYEYYGATIDAGSTFCGFEQVYINPANCLMYNLPRLYQPHELVLNLGSEYDVATGMKRINNQAFYAEDYHELADSPLIASETLKHRTYTCQGIKFNIWMQGPCEVEWNKLISDMAKFTEAQIRLFGDAPFKEYHFLCQIMPNKAYHGVEHLNSTVLMIGPGADLMDDQYDEFMGLASHELFHAWNVKTIRPIEMMPYDYSKEAYCESHYITEGVTTYYGDLMLVKSGVWTPERYLMELSQKCHKHFTNYGRFITPLTLASFDSWIEAYSDTIPHKKVSFYTKGCLVALMTDLEIRKATNHEKSLDTVMRLMYERFGKTQKGYTQQDYKNLLEEVSGLDFTQFFADYIEGVTPIYDRLNELLNFVGCKLVELPGLELSEYYYGFVATGSEKSGRLVVKTILPNSPAEISGLDIGDEILAVNNIKIGGKLNNLIRNHTKHLNLIVARESKILNIQLHAIPNTYFNPVVQVVKIPSYNDSSFEKWLGMVE